The following are from one region of the Actinopolyspora halophila DSM 43834 genome:
- a CDS encoding ACP S-malonyltransferase: protein MIALLAPGQGAQTPGMLQPWLELDGTEQRLTEWSEITGLDLIRLGTTADAEEIKDTSVTQPLVVANALLAAERLESRLGSLPRDLPVAGHSIGELAAAALAGVLGFSDAMSLAAVRGREMAAACALEPTGMSAVLGGSPEDVLSRLSELGLQPANRNGAGQIVAAGRADALEKLAAEPPEGSRVRPLAVAGAFHTAFMSPAREALSIHADKLSPKNARRPMLSNADGAALTDGTEILRRLVEQVTQPVRWDSCMATLDERGVTSVVELPPAGTLSGMVRRELKGTQAVAVKTPTDLDKAANALASHGQTDSENDS from the coding sequence GTGATCGCGCTGTTAGCTCCCGGCCAGGGCGCCCAAACGCCCGGCATGCTCCAACCGTGGCTGGAACTGGACGGAACAGAGCAACGTCTGACCGAGTGGTCCGAGATCACCGGTCTCGACCTGATCCGGCTCGGTACCACCGCGGACGCCGAAGAGATCAAGGACACCTCGGTAACCCAACCCCTGGTGGTGGCCAACGCGCTGCTCGCGGCCGAACGGCTGGAGAGCCGGCTGGGAAGCCTTCCGCGGGACCTTCCCGTGGCTGGTCACTCCATCGGCGAACTGGCCGCGGCCGCGCTCGCCGGAGTGCTCGGTTTCTCCGACGCGATGTCCCTCGCGGCGGTGCGTGGCAGGGAAATGGCCGCGGCGTGCGCTCTCGAGCCGACCGGCATGTCGGCGGTGCTCGGAGGCTCTCCGGAGGACGTGCTCTCCCGCCTGTCCGAGCTCGGTCTGCAACCGGCCAACCGCAACGGAGCCGGACAGATCGTGGCGGCGGGCCGTGCGGACGCCCTCGAGAAACTCGCCGCCGAGCCGCCCGAGGGCAGCAGGGTACGTCCGCTGGCGGTCGCGGGCGCCTTCCACACGGCGTTCATGTCCCCCGCGCGGGAGGCCCTCTCGATCCACGCGGACAAGCTCTCCCCGAAGAACGCACGGCGCCCGATGCTGTCCAACGCGGACGGCGCCGCGCTGACCGACGGCACGGAGATACTGCGCAGGTTGGTCGAGCAGGTCACCCAGCCCGTCCGCTGGGACTCCTGCATGGCCACGCTCGACGAACGCGGTGTGACCTCCGTGGTCGAGCTTCCCCCCGCGGGAACCCTGTCGGGCATGGTCCGCCGGGAACTCAAGGGCACCCAGGCGGTCGCCGTGAAGACACCCACCGACCTGGACAAGGCCGCGAACGCGCTGGCCTCCCACGGCCAGACCGATTCGGAGAACGACTCGTGA
- a CDS encoding PucR family transcriptional regulator yields the protein MQGGDEESGTSGSAGTELSASTLRRLERASGGLATASITAMEQRLPWFSRLPADQRSNVLLVTQTGVSNFVSWLQDPTEAIRLTAEAFRAAPRDLSRWVSLRQTLEMVRTAIDVFEQQLPDLAKDDSERVLLTESILRYTREIAFAAATSYAAAAEARGAWDARLEALVVDGIVRGDTEESLLSRAAALGWEPSSEATVLVGSAPSDDPPSIVYQVRSRAARAGRSVLLGVQGTRLVVVFGEASDGRAVRDPAGTLAEAFGEGAVVVGPTVSSLAEAHRSAGDAMSGLRAVVAWPDAPRPVASEDLLPERALAGDPEAERLLVEGIVLPLTDSGGALMETLDTYLEVGGVLESCARKLYVHPNTVRYRLRRISEITGRTPSNPRGAHTLRVALGVGRLAKSRGLW from the coding sequence ATGCAGGGCGGGGACGAGGAGAGCGGCACTTCGGGTTCGGCCGGGACCGAGCTGTCGGCCAGCACCCTACGACGACTGGAACGCGCCTCCGGTGGCCTGGCCACCGCGAGCATCACCGCCATGGAACAGCGGCTTCCGTGGTTCTCCAGACTTCCCGCCGATCAGCGTTCCAACGTGCTGCTGGTCACCCAGACCGGGGTCTCCAACTTCGTCTCCTGGCTACAGGACCCCACCGAGGCCATCCGGCTCACCGCCGAAGCCTTCCGCGCGGCCCCGCGGGACCTCTCGCGCTGGGTGAGCCTGCGCCAGACGCTCGAAATGGTCCGCACGGCCATCGACGTGTTCGAACAGCAGCTCCCCGACCTCGCCAAGGACGACTCCGAGCGGGTGCTGCTGACGGAGTCGATACTGCGCTACACGCGCGAGATAGCTTTCGCCGCCGCCACCTCCTACGCGGCAGCGGCCGAGGCCAGAGGCGCCTGGGACGCGCGGCTGGAAGCCCTCGTCGTCGACGGAATCGTCCGGGGCGACACGGAGGAGTCCCTGCTCTCCCGCGCGGCCGCGCTCGGCTGGGAGCCCTCTTCGGAGGCCACCGTGCTCGTGGGCAGCGCCCCTTCCGACGACCCCCCGAGCATCGTCTACCAAGTGCGCAGCAGGGCCGCCCGCGCCGGAAGGTCGGTGCTGCTCGGCGTGCAGGGGACCAGGCTGGTCGTGGTGTTCGGCGAGGCCTCGGACGGACGCGCGGTGCGGGATCCCGCCGGCACGCTCGCGGAGGCCTTCGGGGAGGGGGCCGTCGTCGTCGGCCCCACGGTTTCCAGCCTGGCCGAGGCGCATCGCTCGGCCGGGGACGCCATGTCGGGACTGCGCGCGGTGGTGGCCTGGCCCGACGCTCCACGTCCCGTGGCGTCCGAGGACCTGCTCCCCGAACGCGCGTTGGCCGGGGATCCGGAGGCAGAGCGGCTGCTGGTCGAGGGGATCGTGCTCCCGCTGACCGATTCGGGAGGAGCTCTCATGGAGACCCTGGACACCTACCTCGAGGTCGGTGGCGTGTTGGAGAGCTGTGCGCGCAAGCTGTACGTGCACCCGAACACGGTCCGCTACCGGCTGCGGAGGATCTCGGAGATCACGGGACGTACCCCCTCGAACCCCCGTGGAGCGCACACGTTGCGGGTGGCGCTCGGGGTGGGCAGGCTCGCCAAGTCGCGCGGACTCTGGTGA
- a CDS encoding DUF3263 domain-containing protein: MNDTDRAILDFENEWWRHSGTKERLVQERFGLSATRYYQRLNRLLDDPEALEQAPALVNRLLRVRDRKAARNPNEPARSAVENERDEPRS; this comes from the coding sequence GTGAACGACACCGACCGGGCCATCCTCGACTTCGAGAACGAGTGGTGGCGGCACTCCGGGACCAAGGAGCGGCTCGTCCAGGAGCGGTTCGGCTTATCCGCCACCAGGTACTACCAGCGGCTGAACCGTCTGCTGGACGATCCGGAGGCACTCGAGCAGGCACCCGCCCTCGTCAACAGGCTGCTGCGGGTGCGGGACCGCAAGGCGGCGCGGAACCCGAACGAGCCCGCGCGGTCCGCCGTGGAGAACGAGCGAGACGAGCCGCGGAGCTGA
- the aceE gene encoding pyruvate dehydrogenase (acetyl-transferring), homodimeric type: protein MSPHGSDNGGANSPQRVRVIRNGLATQLPDIDPEETDEWLESFDSALSTAGKQRARYLMLRLLQRAGEQGVGVPSLTSTDYVNTIPTELEPWFPGDEETERRYRAWMRWNAAVMVHRAQRPGIGVGGHISSFASSASLYEVGFNWFFRGKDDPGGGDHLYIQGHASPGIYARAFLEGRLSEGQLDGFRQEYSHAGPGGGLPSYPHPRSMPEFWEFPTVSMGLSPMNAIAQARFNRYLRDRGIKDTSRQHVWAFLGDGEMNEPESRGMLQVAANEGLDNLTFVINCNLQQLDGPVRGNGKIIQELEAFFRGAGWNVIKTVWGREWDPLLHADRDGALINLMNSTPDGDYQTYKANDGAFVREHFFGRDPRTKDMVKDYTDDQIWGLRRGGHDYRKIYAAYKAAMEHHGQPTVILAKTIKGYGLGAHFEGRNATHQMKKLALDDLKLFRDSLRIPIPDAQLDENPYLPPYYHPGSEAPEIQYLRQRREKLGGYLPERRTRAKPLVLPGDKVYDVVRQGSGKQEVATTMAFVRLLKELAKDSEVGPRLVPIIPDEARTFGMDSMFPSQKIYNPAGQNYTPVDYQLMLAYRESDQGQILHEGINEAGSVASFTAAGTSYATHGEPMIPVYVFYSMFGFQRTGDGLWAAGDQMTRGFLLGATAGRTTLVGEGLQHADGHSLLIAATNPAVISYDPAWAFELAHIVKDGLRRMYGEDPENVFYYLTVYNEPYQQPSEPEGLDVEGLLRGLYRYRRADQDSGPRAQILVSGVTMPEALRAQELLRDEWGVAADVWSATSWTELRREAERADQDNLTSTEERDRQSHVTRVLSDEPGPVVAVSDWMRAVPDLIRPWVPTDMTTLGTDGFGFSDTRPAARRVFRVDAESTVVATLAALARRGEIEHSRIAEATERYRITDPQAAGPQLSESGEA from the coding sequence TTGTCCCCGCACGGCAGTGACAACGGTGGCGCGAACTCCCCCCAACGGGTGCGGGTCATCCGCAACGGGCTGGCGACGCAACTTCCGGACATCGACCCGGAGGAGACCGACGAGTGGCTCGAATCCTTCGACTCGGCGTTGTCCACGGCGGGCAAGCAACGTGCCCGCTATCTGATGCTGCGGCTGCTCCAGCGAGCCGGTGAGCAGGGAGTCGGAGTTCCCTCACTGACCAGCACCGACTACGTCAACACCATCCCGACCGAGCTCGAACCGTGGTTCCCCGGAGACGAGGAGACCGAACGTCGCTACCGGGCCTGGATGCGGTGGAACGCGGCCGTGATGGTGCACCGGGCGCAACGCCCCGGGATCGGCGTGGGCGGTCACATCTCGTCCTTCGCCTCCTCGGCCAGCCTCTACGAGGTCGGATTCAACTGGTTCTTCCGCGGCAAGGACGACCCGGGCGGCGGGGACCACCTCTACATCCAGGGACACGCCTCCCCCGGCATATACGCCCGCGCCTTCCTCGAGGGCCGGCTCTCGGAGGGACAGCTCGACGGTTTCCGCCAGGAGTACTCGCACGCGGGACCGGGCGGCGGACTGCCCTCCTATCCGCACCCCAGGTCGATGCCGGAGTTCTGGGAGTTCCCCACCGTCTCGATGGGGCTCTCCCCGATGAACGCGATCGCCCAGGCCCGGTTCAACCGGTACCTGCGGGACCGGGGGATCAAGGACACCAGCAGGCAGCACGTCTGGGCGTTCCTCGGCGACGGGGAGATGAACGAGCCGGAGTCCCGCGGCATGCTCCAGGTGGCCGCGAACGAGGGACTGGACAACCTCACTTTCGTGATCAACTGCAACCTGCAGCAGCTGGACGGCCCCGTCCGGGGCAACGGGAAGATCATCCAGGAGCTGGAGGCGTTCTTCCGCGGAGCGGGCTGGAACGTAATCAAGACCGTCTGGGGACGTGAGTGGGACCCGCTGCTGCACGCGGACCGGGACGGCGCGCTGATCAACCTGATGAACAGCACCCCGGACGGGGACTACCAGACCTACAAGGCCAACGACGGCGCGTTCGTGCGCGAGCACTTCTTCGGACGGGACCCGCGCACCAAGGACATGGTCAAGGACTACACCGACGACCAGATCTGGGGGCTGCGCAGAGGCGGACACGACTACCGCAAGATCTACGCCGCCTACAAGGCCGCGATGGAGCACCACGGCCAGCCGACGGTCATCCTGGCCAAGACCATCAAGGGCTACGGGCTCGGGGCGCACTTCGAGGGCCGCAACGCCACCCACCAGATGAAGAAGCTCGCGCTGGACGACCTCAAACTGTTCCGCGACAGCCTGCGCATCCCGATCCCGGACGCCCAGCTGGACGAGAACCCCTACCTCCCGCCCTACTACCACCCCGGCTCGGAGGCCCCCGAGATCCAGTACCTGCGGCAACGCCGCGAGAAGCTCGGCGGTTACCTGCCGGAACGCCGCACTCGGGCCAAACCCCTGGTGCTTCCCGGCGACAAGGTCTACGACGTCGTGCGGCAGGGCTCCGGAAAGCAGGAAGTCGCCACGACCATGGCGTTCGTCCGCCTGCTGAAGGAGCTCGCCAAGGACTCCGAGGTGGGGCCCCGGCTGGTCCCGATCATCCCGGACGAGGCCCGCACCTTCGGGATGGACTCGATGTTCCCGTCCCAGAAGATCTACAACCCCGCCGGCCAGAACTACACACCGGTGGACTACCAGCTGATGCTCGCCTACCGGGAGAGCGACCAGGGGCAGATCCTGCACGAGGGCATCAACGAGGCGGGCTCGGTGGCCTCGTTCACCGCGGCCGGGACGAGCTACGCCACGCACGGCGAGCCCATGATCCCGGTCTACGTCTTCTACTCGATGTTCGGCTTCCAGCGCACCGGGGACGGGCTCTGGGCGGCGGGAGACCAGATGACGCGGGGTTTCCTGCTCGGGGCCACGGCGGGCCGCACCACGCTCGTGGGTGAGGGCCTGCAGCACGCGGACGGGCACTCGTTGCTGATCGCGGCGACCAACCCGGCCGTGATCTCCTACGACCCCGCCTGGGCGTTCGAACTGGCCCACATCGTCAAGGACGGCCTGCGCAGGATGTACGGCGAGGACCCCGAGAACGTCTTCTACTACCTCACCGTCTACAACGAGCCGTACCAGCAGCCCTCGGAACCGGAGGGTCTCGACGTGGAGGGGCTGCTGCGCGGGCTGTACCGCTACCGGCGGGCGGATCAGGACTCCGGGCCACGGGCGCAGATCCTGGTCTCGGGGGTGACCATGCCCGAGGCGCTGCGTGCCCAGGAGTTGCTGCGCGACGAGTGGGGGGTGGCCGCCGACGTCTGGTCGGCCACCTCCTGGACCGAGCTCCGGCGCGAGGCCGAACGCGCCGACCAGGACAACCTGACCTCCACGGAGGAACGGGACCGGCAATCGCACGTCACCCGCGTGCTGAGCGACGAGCCCGGACCGGTGGTCGCGGTCAGCGACTGGATGCGCGCCGTACCGGACCTCATCCGGCCGTGGGTCCCCACGGACATGACCACCCTGGGCACGGACGGGTTCGGGTTCTCCGACACCAGGCCCGCCGCACGACGGGTCTTCCGGGTCGACGCGGAGTCGACGGTGGTGGCCACGCTGGCCGCACTGGCCCGGCGGGGCGAGATCGAGCACTCCCGGATCGCCGAAGCGACCGAGCGGTACCGCATAACCGACCCGCAGGCCGCTGGACCGCAGCTCTCCGAGTCCGGGGAAGCCTGA